One segment of Trichlorobacter ammonificans DNA contains the following:
- a CDS encoding DUF456 domain-containing protein yields MADQSLMLWIIGGLLTATGLAGLVLPMLPGAPLLFLGLLCGAWAEGFRHIGPWTLLALALLAGLTYLVEVAAAAFGAARYGGSRRAMAGAALGGLAGLLLGVPGILLGPFVGAVIGELSMQRSLDQAGRTGFGTVVGLAIGVAGKLAIGIAMIGLFVIVRFL; encoded by the coding sequence ATGGCCGACCAGTCGCTCATGCTCTGGATCATCGGGGGGCTTTTGACCGCAACCGGTCTGGCGGGGCTGGTACTGCCGATGCTGCCGGGGGCGCCGCTGCTCTTCCTGGGGCTGCTCTGCGGCGCCTGGGCGGAGGGGTTTCGCCACATCGGCCCCTGGACGCTGCTGGCGCTGGCGTTACTGGCCGGCCTGACCTACCTGGTGGAGGTCGCCGCCGCCGCGTTCGGAGCGGCCCGCTACGGCGGTTCGCGGCGGGCCATGGCCGGTGCCGCCCTGGGCGGACTGGCGGGACTGCTGCTGGGGGTGCCCGGCATCCTGCTCGGTCCCTTCGTCGGGGCGGTGATCGGCGAACTCTCCATGCAGCGCAGCCTTGACCAGGCCGGCCGGACCGGCTTCGGCACCGTCGTGGGGCTGGCCATCGGCGTTGCCGGCAAACTGGCCATCGGCATCGCCATGATCGGACTGTTTGTGATCGTTCGCTTCCTGTGA
- a CDS encoding NADH:flavin oxidoreductase/NADH oxidase — protein sequence MSRLFTPLALRGITARNRIFMSPMCQYSCAADGLATTWHLVHYGGRAAGGAGLVMVEATAVSPEGRISPQDCGIWNDEQTRAFAPITYFIRQQGAVAALQLAHAGRKAATAHPCRGGGPLAAGEGGWQPVAPSPLPFAADYPVPSQLTEAELERIEADFAAAARRARTAGFEVVEVHMAHGYLLHQFLSPLSNRRTDDYGGSPDNRLRFPLRVARAVREAWPAELPVFVRISATDWVEGGWDLPQSLELCRRLRECGIDLVDCSTGGLVPDAVIPAAPGFQVPFAAAVRQQVGIATGAVGLITDAEQAEQIIADGQADAVLLGRELLRSPSWPLQAAKRLGSETAWPEQYLRAR from the coding sequence ATGAGCCGACTGTTCACACCCCTTGCCCTGCGCGGCATCACGGCGCGCAACCGTATCTTCATGTCACCCATGTGCCAATATTCCTGCGCCGCCGACGGGCTGGCCACCACCTGGCACTTGGTTCACTACGGCGGCCGGGCCGCCGGCGGGGCCGGCCTGGTCATGGTGGAGGCCACGGCGGTCAGCCCGGAGGGAAGGATCAGCCCCCAGGACTGCGGCATCTGGAACGACGAACAGACACGGGCCTTTGCGCCGATCACCTATTTCATCCGGCAGCAGGGGGCGGTGGCTGCCTTGCAGTTGGCCCATGCCGGACGCAAGGCAGCCACCGCCCATCCCTGCCGGGGGGGCGGTCCCCTGGCTGCAGGCGAGGGAGGCTGGCAGCCGGTGGCGCCGAGTCCGCTCCCCTTTGCCGCCGACTACCCCGTGCCGAGTCAGCTGACGGAAGCCGAACTGGAGCGGATCGAAGCGGACTTTGCTGCCGCCGCCCGTCGGGCACGTACCGCCGGGTTCGAGGTGGTGGAGGTGCACATGGCCCACGGTTACCTGCTGCACCAGTTCCTGTCGCCGCTCAGCAACCGGCGCACGGACGATTACGGCGGCAGCCCGGACAACCGGTTGCGTTTCCCGCTGCGGGTGGCCCGGGCCGTTCGCGAGGCATGGCCGGCCGAACTGCCGGTCTTCGTGCGGATATCGGCAACGGACTGGGTCGAGGGGGGCTGGGACCTGCCCCAGTCCCTGGAGTTGTGCCGCCGGCTGCGGGAGTGCGGCATCGATCTGGTCGACTGCTCCACCGGTGGGCTGGTGCCGGATGCCGTCATACCGGCGGCTCCCGGCTTTCAGGTCCCCTTTGCCGCCGCCGTCCGCCAGCAGGTCGGCATCGCCACCGGTGCCGTGGGGCTGATCACCGACGCGGAGCAGGCGGAACAGATCATCGCCGACGGCCAGGCCGACGCCGTGCTCCTGGGGCGGGAACTGCTGCGCTCCCCCTCCTGGCCCCTGCAGGCGGCCAAGCGGCTGGGCAGTGAGACCGCCTGGCCCGAACAGTACCTGCGCGCCCGTTGA
- a CDS encoding MFS transporter has product MLTAENQPMYRFLAVLTAASMVGLQGYTILFNNYAVETVNLDGFQVGLTQSIREVPGFLALTAIYVMLVIREHRLAALSIILLGGGVALTGLFPTFGGVALTTLIMSFGFHYYETVNQSLTLQYFSTHHSPLVMGRLRSLAAVSSIISAVLIWLMGFVLDYRGMFLAVGVVVMLGGLWATFRDPTHENVPPQKLRMFLKRRYWLYYALTFLSGARRQIYMVFSMFLLVKVFHFSVQAITVLFIINNLINWLINPMIGRAINAFGERTLCTVEYAGVIAVFLTYAWSSSKWVVAGMYILDYILFNFAVAIRTYFQKIAEPGDIAPTSAVGFTINHIAAVFLPALGGYLWMLDYRIPFLMGAVLGLVSLVLAQFIRIPVPRGTEAAAG; this is encoded by the coding sequence ATGCTGACCGCCGAAAACCAACCGATGTACCGCTTTCTCGCCGTGCTCACCGCCGCCTCCATGGTGGGGCTGCAGGGGTACACCATTCTGTTCAACAACTACGCCGTGGAAACGGTGAACTTGGACGGGTTCCAGGTGGGACTGACCCAGTCGATCCGGGAGGTCCCCGGCTTCCTGGCCCTCACCGCCATCTACGTCATGCTGGTGATCCGGGAACACCGCCTGGCGGCCCTCTCCATCATCCTACTGGGGGGTGGGGTGGCGCTCACCGGCCTGTTTCCCACCTTCGGGGGGGTGGCGCTCACCACGCTGATCATGAGCTTCGGCTTCCACTACTACGAAACCGTCAACCAGTCCCTGACCCTGCAGTATTTCTCCACCCACCATTCGCCGCTGGTGATGGGCAGGCTGCGCAGCCTGGCGGCAGTGAGCAGCATCATCTCCGCCGTCCTGATCTGGCTGATGGGGTTTGTGCTGGACTACCGGGGCATGTTCCTGGCGGTGGGCGTGGTGGTCATGCTGGGGGGACTCTGGGCCACGTTCCGGGACCCCACCCACGAGAACGTACCGCCGCAGAAGCTGCGCATGTTCCTGAAGCGGCGCTACTGGCTCTACTACGCCCTGACCTTTCTGTCCGGCGCCCGGCGCCAGATCTACATGGTCTTTTCCATGTTCCTGCTGGTCAAGGTATTTCACTTCTCGGTGCAGGCCATCACCGTGCTGTTCATCATCAACAACCTGATCAACTGGCTGATCAACCCGATGATCGGCCGGGCCATCAACGCCTTCGGCGAGCGTACGCTCTGCACCGTCGAGTACGCCGGGGTCATCGCCGTCTTTCTCACCTACGCCTGGTCCTCCTCCAAGTGGGTGGTGGCCGGGATGTACATCCTGGACTACATCCTCTTCAATTTCGCCGTGGCGATCCGCACCTACTTCCAGAAGATCGCCGAGCCGGGGGACATCGCCCCCACCTCTGCCGTGGGGTTCACCATCAACCATATCGCGGCGGTCTTCCTGCCGGCCCTGGGGGGCTACCTCTGGATGCTGGACTACCGGATTCCGTTCCTGATGGGGGCCGTCCTGGGGCTAGTCTCCCTGGTGCTGGCGCAGTTCATCAGGATTCCGGTTCCACGGGGGACAGAGGCAGCCGCCGGCTGA
- the lipA gene encoding lipoyl synthase, giving the protein MKIERKPHWLRKKANVAEQAPMRRLLGELGLNTVCQQALCPNIAECFGCGQATFLILGRDCTRQCSFCNVEKNRVPQPPDPDEPQRLAEAVRRLALSHVVITSPTRDDLPDGGAAHYAAAVRAVRDISPATTVELLVPDFRGDWSALAAVMAAAPDILAHNLETVPRLYGVRCGADYRRSLELLRRVSEGWPAVPAKSGIMLGLGETEQEVAELLADLRSTGCRYLSIGQYLAPSRRHQPVAAYLPPERFDDLREQALALGFSHVESGPYVRSSYHAAQYRSDRPGSEPSPC; this is encoded by the coding sequence ATGAAGATCGAGCGCAAGCCGCACTGGTTGCGTAAAAAAGCCAACGTGGCCGAACAGGCGCCGATGCGCCGGCTTCTGGGGGAGCTGGGGCTGAACACGGTCTGCCAGCAGGCACTCTGTCCCAACATCGCCGAGTGTTTCGGCTGCGGCCAGGCCACCTTCCTGATCCTGGGCAGGGACTGTACCCGGCAGTGCAGCTTCTGCAACGTGGAGAAGAACCGCGTACCGCAGCCTCCCGATCCGGATGAGCCGCAGCGGCTGGCCGAGGCGGTGCGGCGCCTGGCGCTCTCCCATGTGGTGATCACCAGCCCCACCCGCGACGACCTGCCGGACGGCGGCGCTGCTCACTATGCCGCCGCGGTGCGGGCGGTACGCGACATTTCCCCCGCTACGACGGTGGAGCTGCTGGTTCCCGACTTCCGGGGAGACTGGTCGGCCCTGGCGGCTGTCATGGCCGCTGCCCCCGATATCCTGGCCCACAACCTGGAAACCGTGCCCCGCCTCTACGGGGTCCGCTGCGGTGCCGACTACCGGCGCTCCCTGGAGCTGCTGCGCCGGGTCAGCGAGGGCTGGCCCGCTGTTCCGGCAAAATCCGGCATCATGCTGGGGCTGGGAGAAACGGAGCAGGAGGTCGCGGAGCTGCTGGCCGACCTGCGCTCGACAGGCTGCCGCTACCTGAGTATCGGTCAGTATCTGGCCCCCAGCCGCCGCCATCAGCCGGTGGCGGCCTACCTGCCGCCGGAACGGTTCGACGACCTGCGGGAGCAGGCCCTCGCACTGGGCTTCAGTCATGTGGAGTCCGGCCCCTACGTGCGCAGCTCCTACCATGCTGCTCAGTACCGAAGTGACCGTCCCGGATCGGAACCATCTCCATGCTGA
- a CDS encoding lipoate--protein ligase family protein has protein sequence MAIDEALLRHFDPATSWPVFRLYGWHPAALSLGRFQPIGEIDTEHCRRHAIAVVRRMTGGGALFHADELTYSLVCSPEQIPATSSIKDSFRVLTAFLLAFYRSLGFMAGYAGDDMPGERGRLRRTPFCFAGRESYDILIGGRKIGGNAQRRLRQVIFQHGSIPRGDRLAEGAACLRQVPTDIAGQATCLVREGRREGEEQLGARLLDCFRHTLGVHLAEGRLLPEERATAARLLEEKYRNPAWNLDGREP, from the coding sequence ATGGCCATTGATGAGGCACTGTTGCGTCACTTCGATCCCGCCACCTCCTGGCCGGTGTTCCGGCTGTACGGCTGGCACCCCGCAGCCCTTTCCCTGGGACGTTTCCAGCCGATCGGGGAGATTGACACGGAGCACTGCCGCCGGCACGCCATCGCGGTGGTGCGGCGGATGACCGGGGGCGGGGCGCTGTTCCATGCCGACGAACTGACCTACAGCCTGGTCTGCTCGCCGGAGCAGATTCCCGCCACCTCCTCCATCAAGGACTCCTTCCGGGTGCTGACCGCTTTCCTGCTGGCCTTCTACCGCAGCCTGGGGTTCATGGCCGGCTACGCTGGCGACGACATGCCGGGGGAGAGGGGGCGGTTGCGGCGGACCCCCTTTTGTTTTGCCGGCCGGGAAAGCTACGACATCCTGATCGGTGGTCGAAAAATCGGCGGCAATGCCCAACGCCGTCTGCGGCAGGTGATCTTCCAGCACGGTTCCATTCCCCGGGGGGATCGCCTCGCCGAGGGAGCGGCCTGCCTGCGGCAGGTGCCGACTGATATCGCCGGTCAGGCCACCTGCCTGGTCCGCGAGGGTAGGAGAGAAGGGGAGGAGCAGCTCGGGGCGCGGCTTCTGGACTGCTTCCGGCACACGTTGGGCGTTCACCTGGCCGAGGGGCGGCTGCTGCCGGAGGAGCGGGCCACCGCCGCGCGGCTGCTGGAGGAAAAATACCGCAACCCGGCCTGGAACCTGGACGGCAGGGAACCATGA
- the gcvPB gene encoding aminomethyl-transferring glycine dehydrogenase subunit GcvPB translates to MQLIYEQSVPGRRGVRLPASDVPPAPELPPSLLRGEPAALPEVSELDMVRHFTNLSRRNFSVDTTFYPLGSCTMKYNAKVLENAANLFAPLHPMTALLPGGEACCQGALGMLYDLGQLLADVTGMDEVTTQPLAGAHGEMTGMLLIAAYHRARGNRKRYVVVPDSSHGTNPASAAMVGYEIITVPTAPYGDMAMELFRQAMNDEVAAVMMTCPNTLGLFNPHIREIADIAHSHDALMYYDGANLNAIMGKVRPGDVGFDVIHVNLHKTFGTPHGGGGPGAGPVGVKKGLSPYLPMPRIVHDETSGFLTLELDNPASIGRTANFFGNFSVMAKAYAYLIMLGREGLIQVSEQAVLNANYIKERLKPWYELPFDLTCMHECVFSASRQLAHGVHAIDIAKFLIDRGYHPPTVYFPLIVKEAIMIEPTETESKATLDAFIETMIEAAQLAERDPAAFAAMPVTMPVTRLDETRAAREQQVCCSG, encoded by the coding sequence ATGCAGCTGATCTACGAACAGTCGGTTCCGGGACGGCGCGGCGTCAGGCTGCCGGCTTCCGATGTGCCGCCGGCGCCGGAGCTGCCCCCATCGCTGCTCCGGGGCGAACCAGCCGCCCTGCCGGAGGTGTCGGAGCTGGACATGGTGCGGCATTTCACCAACCTGTCCCGCCGTAACTTTTCGGTGGATACCACCTTCTATCCCCTGGGCTCCTGCACCATGAAGTACAACGCCAAGGTGCTGGAAAATGCGGCCAACCTGTTTGCGCCGCTGCATCCGATGACCGCGCTCCTGCCGGGCGGCGAGGCATGCTGCCAGGGGGCGCTGGGGATGCTCTACGACCTGGGGCAACTGCTGGCCGATGTTACCGGCATGGACGAGGTGACCACCCAGCCCCTGGCCGGCGCCCACGGCGAGATGACCGGCATGCTGCTGATCGCCGCCTATCACAGGGCCAGGGGGAACCGGAAACGGTACGTGGTGGTGCCCGACTCCTCCCACGGCACCAACCCGGCATCGGCCGCCATGGTGGGGTACGAGATCATCACCGTGCCGACCGCCCCCTACGGCGACATGGCTATGGAGCTGTTCCGGCAGGCCATGAACGACGAGGTGGCGGCGGTGATGATGACCTGCCCCAACACCCTGGGGCTGTTCAATCCCCATATCCGGGAGATCGCCGACATCGCCCACAGCCATGACGCCCTGATGTACTACGACGGTGCCAACTTAAACGCCATCATGGGCAAGGTTCGCCCCGGGGACGTGGGCTTCGACGTGATCCATGTCAATCTGCACAAGACCTTCGGTACCCCCCACGGCGGCGGCGGTCCCGGCGCCGGGCCGGTGGGGGTGAAAAAGGGGCTGAGCCCTTACCTGCCGATGCCCCGCATCGTGCATGACGAAACAAGCGGGTTCCTGACGCTGGAGCTGGACAATCCCGCCTCCATCGGCCGCACCGCCAATTTCTTCGGCAACTTCAGCGTCATGGCCAAGGCCTACGCCTACCTGATCATGCTGGGGCGGGAGGGACTGATACAGGTTTCGGAGCAGGCGGTGCTGAACGCCAACTACATCAAGGAGCGCTTGAAGCCCTGGTATGAGCTGCCCTTTGATCTGACCTGCATGCACGAGTGCGTCTTTTCCGCCTCACGGCAACTGGCTCACGGCGTGCATGCCATCGACATCGCCAAATTCCTGATCGACCGGGGATATCATCCGCCCACGGTCTACTTTCCGCTGATCGTCAAGGAAGCGATCATGATCGAGCCCACCGAGACCGAGAGCAAGGCGACACTGGACGCCTTCATCGAGACGATGATCGAGGCGGCGCAACTGGCAGAGCGTGATCCGGCGGCCTTCGCCGCCATGCCGGTCACCATGCCGGTTACCCGCCTGGACGAAACCAGGGCTGCCCGCGAGCAGCAGGTCTGCTGCAGCGGTTGA
- the gcvPA gene encoding aminomethyl-transferring glycine dehydrogenase subunit GcvPA, whose product MSHYCPHTPEEIREMLAAIGVGSVEELFAPIPAELRAKSFNLPPGMSEFETFARMRQIAADNDQELTLFIGGGCYDHLIPAVVDHLSGRAEFYTAYTPYQPECSQGTLQALFEYQSAICRLTGLEVSNASLYDGATALAEAAMMALRATNRHRLLVDGCISPFARAVLRTYLANLAVDIVELAPLDGLLNREELAAELDDRAAALLVQYPNVFGCVEDFGAVATQVHGVGGLLVTAVYPVALGILKTPAEMGADIAVGDGQSLGNPLSFGGPSFGFIAARKALIRSMPGRIVGETVDRNGTRGFVLTLQAREQHIKRHKATSNICSNQSLCALRGIIFLTAVGRSGLAELARLNYDKAEYAKTRLAAIPGVTVLQTAPTFNEFTVSLPQPAAPVVAALLEKGVAAGVPLGPYYEGSDNLLVVTVTEKRSKAEIDTLARTLKEALCS is encoded by the coding sequence ATGAGCCATTACTGCCCCCACACCCCGGAGGAAATCCGGGAGATGCTGGCCGCCATCGGCGTCGGCAGCGTTGAGGAACTTTTTGCCCCGATTCCGGCGGAACTGCGGGCCAAGTCTTTCAACCTGCCCCCCGGCATGTCCGAGTTCGAAACCTTTGCGCGGATGCGCCAGATTGCCGCCGACAATGATCAGGAGCTGACGCTCTTCATCGGCGGTGGTTGCTACGACCACCTCATTCCTGCCGTGGTGGACCACCTCTCCGGCCGGGCCGAGTTCTACACCGCCTACACCCCCTATCAGCCGGAATGCTCCCAGGGAACCTTGCAGGCCCTGTTCGAGTACCAGAGCGCCATCTGCCGCCTGACCGGCCTGGAGGTGAGCAACGCCTCATTGTACGACGGCGCCACCGCCCTGGCCGAAGCCGCCATGATGGCCCTGCGGGCCACCAACCGGCACCGCCTGCTGGTGGACGGCTGCATCAGCCCCTTTGCCCGGGCCGTGCTGCGTACCTACCTGGCCAACCTGGCGGTGGACATTGTGGAACTCGCGCCGCTGGACGGGCTGCTGAACCGGGAGGAACTGGCTGCGGAGCTCGATGATCGCGCCGCAGCGCTGCTGGTGCAGTATCCCAACGTCTTCGGCTGCGTGGAGGATTTCGGCGCGGTGGCGACCCAGGTACACGGCGTGGGCGGACTGCTGGTGACGGCGGTCTACCCGGTTGCCCTCGGTATCCTGAAGACCCCGGCGGAAATGGGCGCCGACATCGCTGTGGGGGATGGCCAGTCCCTCGGCAACCCCCTTTCCTTCGGCGGTCCCTCCTTCGGTTTCATCGCCGCGCGGAAGGCGCTCATCCGCAGCATGCCGGGGCGGATCGTGGGAGAGACCGTGGACAGAAACGGCACGCGCGGGTTCGTGCTGACCCTTCAGGCACGGGAGCAGCATATCAAGCGCCACAAGGCCACCTCCAACATCTGCAGCAACCAGTCCCTCTGTGCCCTGCGGGGAATCATCTTCCTCACCGCCGTCGGCAGGTCCGGCCTGGCGGAGTTGGCCCGGCTCAACTACGACAAGGCCGAGTACGCCAAGACACGGCTGGCGGCCATTCCCGGCGTCACGGTGTTGCAGACCGCTCCCACCTTCAACGAGTTCACCGTATCGCTCCCGCAGCCGGCTGCTCCGGTGGTGGCGGCCCTGCTTGAGAAGGGGGTCGCGGCCGGCGTGCCGCTGGGGCCGTACTATGAAGGGTCGGACAATTTGCTGGTGGTGACGGTCACCGAAAAACGCAGCAAGGCTGAGATCGACACCCTGGCCCGCACGCTGAAGGAGGCGCTATGCAGCTGA
- the gcvH gene encoding glycine cleavage system protein GcvH has product MSALYFTKEHEWALIEGNVARIGISEHAARELGDVTFVELPAVGKAVKQSEVLAAIESVKAASDIYAPVSGTVRAVNTALEQAPEQVNESAEAAAWMVELELSDPADVGRLMTREQYAEYLATL; this is encoded by the coding sequence ATGTCCGCACTTTATTTCACCAAGGAACATGAATGGGCACTGATCGAGGGAAACGTGGCGCGGATCGGCATCAGCGAACATGCGGCCCGTGAACTGGGGGACGTCACCTTTGTGGAACTGCCGGCTGTCGGGAAGGCAGTGAAACAGTCCGAGGTGCTGGCGGCCATCGAGTCGGTCAAAGCGGCCAGCGACATCTACGCACCGGTTTCCGGCACGGTCAGGGCGGTGAACACGGCCCTTGAACAGGCGCCGGAACAGGTGAACGAGTCCGCCGAAGCGGCAGCCTGGATGGTGGAGCTGGAACTGAGCGATCCTGCCGACGTCGGCCGACTGATGACCAGAGAACAGTACGCGGAGTACCTTGCGACCCTGTAG
- the gcvT gene encoding glycine cleavage system aminomethyltransferase GcvT, with product MADLADTLQATPLNARHRALGALMAPFGGWEMPIQYEGIIAEHRWCREQAALFDICHMGEFVFRGDFQAFGLEELFTFSVTTIPVGRSRYGFLLNERGGIIDDLIVFRIAEQEAMIVVNAATAPNDFRVIGSRLAGGEFSDISAITGKIDLQGPRSREVLAAAFGDRIASLPYFRFMQTDILGTGAIVSRTGYTGELGYEIFLPADRATELWDLLLRDERVKPAGLGARDVLRLEVGYSLYGNDLDETVTPLEAGLGMFVDLRKPFVGREALLRQQAAPLGRVKAAFRISSRRTPRHGYGIYRGEERVGEVTSGVFSPMLGCGIGLGFVPPACAVPGTALTIRQERAAMEAVVCGLPFYDKGSLRH from the coding sequence ATGGCGGACCTGGCCGACACCCTGCAGGCTACCCCCCTGAACGCCCGACACCGTGCCCTGGGGGCGCTGATGGCCCCCTTTGGCGGCTGGGAGATGCCGATCCAGTACGAGGGGATCATCGCCGAGCACCGCTGGTGCCGTGAGCAGGCGGCCCTGTTTGATATCTGCCACATGGGAGAATTCGTCTTCCGTGGCGATTTCCAGGCCTTCGGCCTGGAGGAGCTGTTCACCTTTTCCGTGACGACCATTCCGGTGGGGCGTTCCAGGTACGGCTTTCTGCTGAACGAACGGGGCGGGATCATCGACGATCTGATCGTTTTCCGCATTGCCGAGCAGGAAGCGATGATCGTGGTCAACGCCGCCACTGCTCCCAACGATTTCCGGGTGATCGGGAGCCGTCTCGCCGGGGGCGAATTCAGCGACATTTCCGCCATCACCGGCAAAATCGACCTGCAGGGACCCCGTTCCCGCGAGGTGCTGGCCGCCGCCTTCGGCGACCGGATCGCCTCCCTGCCCTACTTCCGCTTCATGCAGACCGATATCCTCGGCACCGGCGCCATTGTCAGCCGCACCGGCTACACCGGCGAACTGGGCTACGAGATCTTCCTGCCCGCCGATCGAGCGACTGAGCTCTGGGACCTGCTGCTGCGGGACGAGCGGGTGAAACCGGCCGGCCTGGGAGCCCGGGACGTGCTGCGGCTGGAGGTGGGCTACTCCCTCTACGGCAACGACCTGGACGAGACCGTCACGCCGCTGGAAGCCGGCCTGGGGATGTTCGTCGACCTGCGGAAGCCGTTCGTCGGCCGGGAGGCGCTCCTGCGGCAGCAGGCGGCCCCCCTGGGGCGAGTCAAGGCGGCCTTCCGAATCAGCTCCCGCCGCACCCCCCGGCACGGCTACGGGATATACCGGGGCGAGGAACGGGTGGGGGAGGTGACCAGCGGCGTCTTCTCGCCCATGCTGGGCTGTGGGATCGGGCTGGGTTTCGTGCCGCCGGCCTGCGCGGTGCCCGGTACTGCGCTGACCATCCGTCAGGAGCGTGCCGCGATGGAGGCGGTTGTCTGCGGATTGCCGTTTTACGACAAGGGGTCGCTTCGACACTGA